A window of Tatumella citrea genomic DNA:
TTGCAATTGCAGATGACCAGCTTGATGAAGTTGTTGATATTATTAGTAAAGCCGCTTATACCGGCAAAATTGGTGATGGGAAAATTTTTGTTTCAGAACTGCAACGGGTCATTCGTATCCGTACCGGTGAAACTGACGAAGCTGCGCTTTAATTTAGCCTTTGATTGTTGAGGGAAGGGAAAAAATGAATAAACTTCTGACGAAACTGGCTCTGGTGGGTGCGGCACTTTCGCCATCGCTCGCATTTGCTGCCCCTGCGGTAGCAGATCAGGCCGATAATGGATTTATGATGATTTGTACTGCTCTGGTGCTGTTTATGTCTGTACCAGGCGTAGCTCTGTTTTACGGCGGTCTTATCCGTGGTAAGAACGTATTGTCAATGCTGACTCAGGTTGCGGTGACTTTTTCTCTGGTTGCAGTCATTTGGGTTATTTACGGCTATTCACTGACCTTCAGTGACGGCAACGATTATTTTGGCGGCTTTGGTTGGGTGATGCTGAAAGGTATCGAACTGAAAGCAGTCATGGGCACCATTTATCAGTATATCCACGTAGCATTCCAGGCTTCATTTGCCTGTATTACCGTTGGACTGGTACTGGGTGGCCTTGCTGAGCGCGTACGTTTCTCAGCGGTACTGATTTTTACTATTATCTGGGTAACGCTTTCTTACTTCCCAATCGCGCACATGGTGTGGGGCAACGGTCTGCTGGCAAAAGATGGTGCTCTGGATTTTGCTGGTGGTACTGTGGTGCATATTAATGCTGCAGTTGCTGCGCTGGTGGGTGCCTACATGCTGGGCAAACGTGCTGGTTTTGGCAAAGAAGCCTTCAAACCACATAACCTGCCGATGGTCTTCATTGGTACCGCGATTCTGTATATCGGTTGGTTTGGCTTTAACGCCGGTTCAGCTGCCTCTGCAAACGAGATTGCTGCTCTGGCCTTCCTGAACACCGTAGTTGCTACCGCTGGTGCAGTATTGTCCTGGGTGTTTGGTGAGTGGGTATTACGCGGTAAACCTTCTCTGCTGGGTGCATGTTCCGGATTCATTGCTGGTCTGGTAGCGATTACTCCGGCTTGTGGTTACGTTGGCGTGGGCGGTGCACTGATTATCGGTCTGGTCGCTGGCCTGGCAGGTATGTGGGGTGTAACTTCACTGAAACGCTTCCTGCGTGTTGATGACCCTTGCGATGTGTTCGGTGTACACGGCGTGTGTGGTATCGTTGGTTGTATCCTGACTGGTGTGTTCGCTTCCTCTTCTCTGGGCGGAGTGGGCTATGCAGAAGGTGTCACTATGGGCCATCAGGTATGGGTGCAGATTCTGAGCTGTATCGTAACTATCGTCTGGTCTGGTGTGGTTGCTTTCATTAGCTTCAAAGTGGCTGATATGGCTGTCGGACTGCGTGCTCCTGAAGATCAGGAACGTGAAGGTCTGGATGTGAACAGCCATGGTGAGAATGCTTACAACCAGTAAGTTATATAAATTAACGGCTGGTGGCCGGTAATAAGAAAAAGGGCGCTTGTCGCCCTTTTTAATTCCTGAATTAACGTCGTTTTATGCGGTGATTATCCTGCAAAAGAAGACGGCTAAATTATTGATCATTAATAAATCTTACCACCAATGGATTCAGTTGTTCCGGGCATTCCTCAGGCAACCAGTGTCCACATCCTGCTAATACATGCCCCTCGACATTGGTCGCATATTCTTTCATTTGATCAATCTGAAACTGCCCCATTCCCCCATGCCCGCCGCCGCCAATCGCCATGACCGGTATGTTAAGTTTATCTTTAGCCAGGATTTTATTCTGTTCAATGGATTGATTTAACGCCCTGTAATATTCGAATGATGCCGTGAGGGTATGCGGTTTGGCATAGGATTCAGCATACATATGCAGTAGCTCTGGGGTAAAAGCATCTTTATTGCTGGCATGTTCTTTAATGAAGTGGGTCAGAAAGAATTCTTCGTTTCCTCTAATCAGTGTTTCGGCCAGTTGCTGTTTTGCCGCGAAAAAACTGAAGTGCCATACCAGAGACTCGCCTTCAGGAGAAAATGCCGGGAAGTCGTACATGCGTTTATCCGGAATCGGGGCTTCCATAAAGATAAGCTTGCTGATTTTGTCCTGGTGTTTTATCGCCATGGGGTAGCTATTCCAGATACCGATGTCATGGGCGACAAGCGAGAATTTGTTATCGCCACTGAAGTTGATTGCCAGTTTATAAAGATACTCAGATATGTCCTCACCGGTATATGAACTGGCAGGTGGCTGCGATAGTCCCAGACCAGGCAGGTCAACGGCCACTACAGTATGTGTTTTTGCCAGTTCCGGCATTATCTGATGCCATTCAAACCAGGATTGACCGAATCCATGAACAAGATAAACCAGAGGACCCTGTCCGCCTTTAACATAATGCAGCCTGATTCCATCGATTGTCTCGTATCCACTATTAAATCCCTGAGGTACGGGGAACTCTTCGGGTTGTGCTTCAGCAAAGGCTATTGAACTGCCCATAGCGGAACTTAATAATTCGGTACTGGTTGATTTTTTCTTTAAACTCATGGGGTTATTTCCTGTTCTAAGAAGATGTCGGACTGTAAATGACCCCTGACCAGGGGCCGGTAATGGGAGGATAAAAATTATGACCTGCGGGACCTGAAGGGAATCCATGATTTTTGGCACCGAAGGCAATAAGCAGAGCAACGATGAGCAAAGCCAGTAAGACCCGGGGGAAAGCATGGACCCCTGCATGTCTGAGTAAAAGGCCGCCGGTATGGTCACCAGGTGTCCAGGTCAGGACATTCATTGAAAGCGTAATATCAGCATGCTCACCCGCAGTTTCCGACAGGGTTGTTTGCAGTAATGTGGCTGCGCCTCCGAACGTCAGGCCCCGGGCAGTAATTCCGGGATAAATGACGGCAGGGGATGTCGCAGAAATTCCAGATATGACCGGGGCCAGGGCAAAGACAGCCAGTGAAAGAAGCACGACAATGCGTAATCTGGGTCCGGTCACCCGGCAGGTAATGAAGATTCCGGCCATCGCCGCCAAACCAAAAACCAGCAGAACAATATCCACGCTTGATGACAGTCCGGCCTGAGGCAGGAAAGGGGGAATGTAGCTATAGAGAATATTGTGCGCAAGCATCCAGGTCAGAACACCTACCGGAATCGGACGGATACCGGGAATTAGCAGGGCCCGGGTAAGACGCATTTTTTGCCCAACGGCCTGGCCGGGAAAATAAGGGACCACCAGAATGATCCTGGCTATCAGCGTTACGGATAATCCGGACATCAAAGCAAAAGACAAACGCCATCCCAGGAGATTCCCCAGCCAGGTTCCTGCCGGCATACCAAGGGAAAAAGCGACAGGGGTGCTAATCATAGCCAGAGCCAGTAAACCAACAACAGGCAGGCTCTCAGCCTCATCATTTTGCGAATGCTTTTTCATCTAAGTAACACTCCGGAGTGCATTTCACTCTGTGTGTGAATTTCACGCAGTAGCGTTAATTTATTATTTATATATCGATTGGTATATATGTTGAGTGCAGAGTGGGGTGCTGTCAATCTATTTTATATCGATTGGTATGTATTAGTGAGGGCAGGAGGATGAAAACAGGCAGACCAAGGCAATTTGACCGGGATGAAGCGTTTGTACAGGCAATACACTTTTTCCGGGAACAGGGGAATGAGGCAGCTCACTTACCCGGTTGAAGGCCGTGATAGGTTAGGGGAGCACTGCCCCGGGTTTTTATGCAGGGTTGGTTCTAAGGCGACTCTTATTATCGGGGCGGTTGTCTGTTATCTGAAAACAGATGTTCAGGTCACTGTGTCGCTCCTGGATGTCAGTCTGGCCTCCGGGTCATGCGTTGAAATAGCATTAACAAATTCGGCTAAAATGCAGTATAAACCCGGGCATTAAAGGGGATGTATGGTTGCATTCAGTGTTATGTCACCTTGCCTGGATGAAAACAGCGACCTTCCGTAACTACTGGCAGAGTTCAAAATCCGGCCCGGGAAGGGATAACGTATTGTTGGCAGAGAGTGATAAGCAGTGGTGAGCTTCACAACAGCGAAGAGTCACTGCTACTGGCAGCCAGTTTCAATAGCTTTCAGCCGGGAATATCTATTCTCGCCCCTGATGATGTGGCATTGACGGAAACATCGCAGGGGATAACATAAATCATGAAATTGTGGGGTTTTGCTAGTTATACAATGTTACATACTGTTCAAAACAACGATATGAACTGCTAATGAAATTGCCGGAGTTGTCAGTCAAAGTAGTAACAGCCCCCTCAACGGGGGCGGAAATATTTCGGGAGGCCTTTACCACCGGTGTTCTGCACCTGCTTGTCTTGAGAAAAGTCAGTGGCGAACTCATCAGTTTTTACGTAACCGGATAACGCCTTCCTGAACAGCAGAAGCCAGCAACTGCCCATCCTGACTATAAAATTCACCACGCACAAACCCGCGGGTTCCTGAAGCTGAAGGGCTGTTCACACTGTAAAGCAGCCATTCATTAAGGTTTATGGGGCGATGGAACCACATTGAATGATCGATCGTGGCGACCTGCATATCTGGCTCGAGAAATCCTTTGCCATGAGGTTGCAAAGCCACTGGCAGAAAATTGAAATCAGAAGCATACCCCAACATATATTGATGCAGATTTTGATTTTCAGGTAGTTTACCGTTGGCTTTTAACCAGACCTGACGGACAGGCTCGCTAACATGGCCCTGTAATGGGTTATGCAGTTGCACCGGCCTAAATTCAAGAGGGCGCTCAGCACTCATCAGTGGGCGTAACTTTTCGGGAATTTTATTAAATAACTGAGCAGCCAGCTGCTGCTCACTGGGTAGTCCTTCCGGTCCGCGAATCTCCGGCATCGTAGTCTGATGTTCAAAACCTTCTGCCGCAGCCTGAAAAGAGGCTGTCATAAAGAAGATTGGAACTCCGTTTTGAATGGCTTTAACTCTGCGGGCACTGAGGCTTCTGCCATCCCGCAGAATTTCAACGTCGTAAATAATCGACTGACGACTGTCACCCGGTCTCAGAAAATAGCTGTGAAACGAATGTACATGGCGATCACTCTCAGTGGTTTGTTGTGCAGCACACAGAGCCTGACCAACAACCTGTCCTCCGAACACCTGTGGCAAGCCAAGTTCTTCACAGTCTGCCCGAAATAACCGGCTATCCAGTTGTTCTGGTTGTAATAATTTGAGTAATTTCTCTAATGCCTGACTCATAGTTACCTCAGAATGATCAATAGGTTATTAACCAGGAATTTTCTTATAATTTGCCAGTTCAGCAAGTTTGGCATTAATAAACAGGAAGAAACCGGACAATCTGCCAGAATTATTGCATAGCGGTGGCAAAAAACACTATTGAGTAACTATAGAGCACCGTTGTTCATTCTGTTCATAAGGAGACGACATCAATGAAACCTATGCATATTATCAGTGGTTTAGTTATAGCATTGTCCGTTACAGCATGTGCTGATAAATCTGATGTACCCGTGGGTGCGCTGAAAGCGCCTGGCATTAGTGCCAATGTTGCGCAACCTGTAATCTCCGGAGCTGTATTTGTCCGCCAGCGTATCGCATTGCCTGAAAATGCCTTACTGACTGTGACTTTGTCAGATGCTTCAGGCGGAACAGGGCCTACCCGGGTAATAGCGCAGAAAGTTCAGAAAATTTCCGGACAGCAGGCACCTCTTCACTACAAACTTCCGTTTAACGGCAGAGATGTCAATCCTCAGGGGCAGGTACTGTTAAGTGCAGCCATAACACTGGACGGACGGGTTATTTTTGCTTCAGAGTCACTGCAGCCTGTGAGCTCTGGTGTCACACAGCGTAAAGATCTGATGCTGGTTGCCGTTCCTCAGGTCGCTGTTCCGGTTGCGACGCCGGCAAGTGCACCTGTTGCACCATAATCCGCGCAAATCTGGTCAGGTGATAATTAATCGCCTGACCAGCGATATTTAGCCAGAGAGATTGTTTGCCGGGGACCAATTTCTATATTCTCAGCTAACAGGGCATTTCTCTGGCGCAACAGGTTTTCTCCCTGCAACGAAATTTGTCCCATCCGGTTGACTACCCGATGCCAGGGCAGGGTTGAACCTACCGGCAATTTACTGAGTACCCCGCCGACCTGTCTGGCAGCTTTAGAATTTCCTGCCAGCCTGGCAATATCTCCGTAGGTAGTCACCTGCCCGTGAGGGATGGCTGCAACTATCATCCATACTCTTTCCCGGAAATTTAATTCTTCTTTCATTTTCTACCCTGATGCTTTTTATCTGACTTACAGGTAATTATAGTTGGCAGCAGTGCTCAAGAAAACAACGGTTAACTGTCACAGACTTGCAATTAACCTCACCATCACTGATAATGCCTGCGCTTTGAGAAATCAGAGCTTTTCAATGGGGACTCTGCTGGTTCTCCCGCAATGCTAACTTGTGAACCCGGTCAGATCCGGAAGGAAGCAGCCGCAGCAGGTGACGCATGTGCCGGGATGTCGCTGGCAGAGGCCCCACCCAATCGATTCTTCAGAATCTCTTCTCAGTTATCCGTTCTGTTTATATTTCCGTCAGAAGCTACAGCCTGATTACTCTACGCCCACATAGCAAGTTCATGTTACTGATAGTCATTTATATTCTGATTTTCAATCGTGTTTTGTCTGCTAAGTGTTATTACTTACGCAGGAAAGCAATATCCTGTCTGCAGAACTAGTCACTACAGCAAAGGGTATTAACAGGGCAGGACCTAAGGAAATATCTGTCTGCGGGAAATAACAGACCCCCGCAGGTATTATTCATTCTATATTCAATCGT
This region includes:
- the amtB gene encoding ammonium transporter AmtB, encoding MNKLLTKLALVGAALSPSLAFAAPAVADQADNGFMMICTALVLFMSVPGVALFYGGLIRGKNVLSMLTQVAVTFSLVAVIWVIYGYSLTFSDGNDYFGGFGWVMLKGIELKAVMGTIYQYIHVAFQASFACITVGLVLGGLAERVRFSAVLIFTIIWVTLSYFPIAHMVWGNGLLAKDGALDFAGGTVVHINAAVAALVGAYMLGKRAGFGKEAFKPHNLPMVFIGTAILYIGWFGFNAGSAASANEIAALAFLNTVVATAGAVLSWVFGEWVLRGKPSLLGACSGFIAGLVAITPACGYVGVGGALIIGLVAGLAGMWGVTSLKRFLRVDDPCDVFGVHGVCGIVGCILTGVFASSSLGGVGYAEGVTMGHQVWVQILSCIVTIVWSGVVAFISFKVADMAVGLRAPEDQEREGLDVNSHGENAYNQ
- a CDS encoding alpha/beta fold hydrolase; amino-acid sequence: MSLKKKSTSTELLSSAMGSSIAFAEAQPEEFPVPQGFNSGYETIDGIRLHYVKGGQGPLVYLVHGFGQSWFEWHQIMPELAKTHTVVAVDLPGLGLSQPPASSYTGEDISEYLYKLAINFSGDNKFSLVAHDIGIWNSYPMAIKHQDKISKLIFMEAPIPDKRMYDFPAFSPEGESLVWHFSFFAAKQQLAETLIRGNEEFFLTHFIKEHASNKDAFTPELLHMYAESYAKPHTLTASFEYYRALNQSIEQNKILAKDKLNIPVMAIGGGGHGGMGQFQIDQMKEYATNVEGHVLAGCGHWLPEECPEQLNPLVVRFINDQ
- a CDS encoding MFS transporter; this encodes MKKHSQNDEAESLPVVGLLALAMISTPVAFSLGMPAGTWLGNLLGWRLSFALMSGLSVTLIARIILVVPYFPGQAVGQKMRLTRALLIPGIRPIPVGVLTWMLAHNILYSYIPPFLPQAGLSSSVDIVLLVFGLAAMAGIFITCRVTGPRLRIVVLLSLAVFALAPVISGISATSPAVIYPGITARGLTFGGAATLLQTTLSETAGEHADITLSMNVLTWTPGDHTGGLLLRHAGVHAFPRVLLALLIVALLIAFGAKNHGFPSGPAGHNFYPPITGPWSGVIYSPTSS
- the tesB gene encoding acyl-CoA thioesterase II — its product is MSQALEKLLKLLQPEQLDSRLFRADCEELGLPQVFGGQVVGQALCAAQQTTESDRHVHSFHSYFLRPGDSRQSIIYDVEILRDGRSLSARRVKAIQNGVPIFFMTASFQAAAEGFEHQTTMPEIRGPEGLPSEQQLAAQLFNKIPEKLRPLMSAERPLEFRPVQLHNPLQGHVSEPVRQVWLKANGKLPENQNLHQYMLGYASDFNFLPVALQPHGKGFLEPDMQVATIDHSMWFHRPINLNEWLLYSVNSPSASGTRGFVRGEFYSQDGQLLASAVQEGVIRLRKN
- a CDS encoding YbaY family lipoprotein, which translates into the protein MKPMHIISGLVIALSVTACADKSDVPVGALKAPGISANVAQPVISGAVFVRQRIALPENALLTVTLSDASGGTGPTRVIAQKVQKISGQQAPLHYKLPFNGRDVNPQGQVLLSAAITLDGRVIFASESLQPVSSGVTQRKDLMLVAVPQVAVPVATPASAPVAP
- a CDS encoding MGMT family protein — its product is MKEELNFRERVWMIVAAIPHGQVTTYGDIARLAGNSKAARQVGGVLSKLPVGSTLPWHRVVNRMGQISLQGENLLRQRNALLAENIEIGPRQTISLAKYRWSGD